One region of Mycolicibacterium insubricum genomic DNA includes:
- a CDS encoding tyrosine-type recombinase/integrase yields MAVDDVGRAYLVSSVRPLHPEEQTVTEMLQGWRNQQLSRNLQFGTIDRRIKQVQRFIEHSNEFPWTWTVAMVDEFFGDLRGIHKLAQSSIRSYQVGLRLFCSYVSNPDYGWDRVCEELFGTHPSQVFFDWNTARHVQENEAQPEKRAFTKRELQDFFDHADEQVSAVVASGRKGWLPAYRDAVMFKFAYAYGLRFNELSHLQTVDFARNPHAKEFGKFGLVHVRYGKAKKGSPPKQRSVLTVFDWTPEVLVDWLENGQHHMDDGIDLFPSERGNLVSETTLIRRFRRYCHDLDLSPGLDLHSFRRSYATHLLEAGWDAMFVQHQMGHEHASTTAIYSCVSSDYRTRTLRNALDATIAAALQPNQNGDAG; encoded by the coding sequence GTGGCAGTCGATGACGTCGGACGCGCGTATCTGGTCAGCTCAGTCAGGCCTCTGCACCCTGAAGAACAAACGGTCACGGAGATGCTCCAGGGCTGGCGCAACCAGCAGCTCAGCCGCAATCTGCAGTTCGGGACTATCGACCGCCGCATCAAGCAGGTGCAGCGCTTCATCGAGCACTCGAACGAGTTCCCCTGGACCTGGACCGTCGCGATGGTCGACGAGTTCTTCGGTGACCTTCGCGGTATCCATAAGCTAGCCCAGTCGTCGATCCGTTCGTATCAGGTCGGCCTGCGACTGTTCTGCTCCTACGTCAGTAATCCGGACTACGGATGGGATCGCGTATGCGAGGAACTGTTCGGGACCCACCCGTCCCAGGTCTTCTTCGACTGGAACACCGCTCGACACGTCCAGGAGAACGAGGCTCAACCCGAGAAGCGCGCATTCACCAAGCGGGAACTTCAAGACTTCTTCGACCATGCCGATGAGCAGGTATCTGCCGTCGTAGCTTCGGGCAGAAAGGGTTGGCTGCCCGCCTACCGCGACGCCGTGATGTTCAAGTTCGCCTACGCGTATGGTTTGCGATTCAACGAACTGTCCCATCTGCAGACGGTCGATTTCGCGAGGAACCCCCACGCGAAGGAATTTGGAAAGTTTGGGCTCGTTCATGTGCGATACGGCAAAGCGAAGAAGGGCTCCCCGCCGAAGCAGCGCAGTGTCCTGACAGTCTTCGACTGGACACCAGAGGTACTGGTCGACTGGCTGGAGAATGGCCAGCACCATATGGACGACGGGATCGACCTGTTCCCGAGTGAACGCGGAAACCTAGTTTCGGAGACCACACTCATCAGGCGATTCCGACGCTACTGCCACGATCTGGACCTCTCGCCCGGGCTCGACCTCCATTCGTTCCGCCGGTCCTACGCAACCCACCTGCTCGAAGCGGGCTGGGACGCGATGTTCGTCCAACACCAAATGGGTCATGAACACGCATCCACCACAGCGATCTATAGCTGTGTTAGCAGCGACTACCGCACTAGGACACTGCGAAACGCCCTCGATGCCACCATCGCCGCTGCGCTACAACCGAACCAGAACGGCGACGCCGGATGA
- a CDS encoding helix-turn-helix domain-containing protein, giving the protein MKRDVDYQWRLAELMAGNQMHNSTDLIPRLNERGITLSRPQVYRLVHQRPERVSLKLIAALCDIFDCGPEDLVTVTAADARKKAASAGRENVVELNKAIRPKRARILSDDD; this is encoded by the coding sequence ATGAAACGCGATGTCGACTACCAATGGCGCCTCGCCGAACTCATGGCGGGCAACCAGATGCACAACAGCACCGACCTCATCCCACGATTGAATGAACGCGGCATCACGCTGTCACGGCCCCAGGTTTACCGGCTCGTCCACCAACGCCCCGAACGAGTCTCTCTTAAACTCATCGCTGCGCTCTGCGACATCTTCGACTGCGGCCCAGAAGATCTCGTCACGGTCACCGCTGCCGACGCCCGCAAGAAAGCCGCTAGCGCCGGCCGAGAAAACGTCGTCGAACTCAACAAGGCCATCCGCCCCAAACGTGCTCGGATCCTCAGCGATGACGATTGA
- a CDS encoding AAA family ATPase gives MQVESEGFLAGLDLRFDTGLNVIIGARGTGKTSIIELIRYCTNAEAFTEDAAARGSQQAIAILDGGAVTLTVRDQDSRFEITRSAAGHFSRTQSTKISCTVLAQNEVEAIGAQASGRLRLLDRFRKTNEMDQRKLDSLQSQLRSQTVEIAAIIAEGSSIADEIESLGAVEAELALAQEAQQAVLGASDATDVQQTDLKRLQETSRLIANREQILLAEESRVTDFRQALEELSGMTRTLLRDWPSDAGNDPISQRRSFVSDVSRALNSAAEAVARLAEGIDDANRATLSLKSSVDVQSRELRQRLEAVQKGIGQASRLVASLEEKRGRLQALRNVLEERRTHYLDLVEQRDAVYRSLDRRRSEIYEQRTSIASDLSHALAPTIQIRLTRSENVDDYRSAIAAALRGSGIHYNTLAPQLAREVSPLELAHWVESSDVEALASTLSIRRDRAQSVIENLSGPGLGRIISATIEDGVSLYLLDGPEYKSSDQLSIGQRCTVVLPILLGTHGDPLVVDQPEDHLDNAFIASTLVNSLRRRNPVDQIIFSSHNANIPVLGEADQVIVMESDGRHGYAVHQGTLDEAETVRHITRVMEGGIEAFEARSAFYGTAGAASWPNDR, from the coding sequence TTGCAGGTCGAGTCAGAGGGCTTCCTGGCGGGATTGGATCTCCGATTCGACACCGGACTCAACGTGATCATCGGTGCGCGTGGTACCGGAAAGACCTCGATAATCGAGTTGATCAGGTATTGCACGAATGCAGAGGCGTTCACTGAAGATGCAGCTGCCCGTGGATCTCAGCAAGCAATTGCGATCTTGGATGGCGGCGCGGTAACACTCACTGTGCGCGACCAAGACAGCCGCTTTGAGATAACCCGATCTGCAGCAGGGCACTTCAGTCGGACTCAATCCACCAAGATCTCCTGCACAGTGCTTGCTCAGAATGAAGTGGAAGCGATCGGCGCCCAAGCCTCTGGTCGACTACGCCTATTGGATAGGTTCCGCAAGACTAACGAGATGGATCAGCGGAAGCTCGATTCACTCCAATCGCAGCTTCGTAGCCAGACCGTTGAGATCGCAGCGATCATCGCGGAGGGCAGTTCGATTGCGGACGAAATCGAATCGCTGGGCGCCGTTGAAGCGGAACTCGCCTTGGCACAGGAGGCTCAGCAAGCGGTGTTGGGGGCTTCTGACGCTACCGACGTCCAACAAACTGACCTCAAACGCCTGCAAGAAACTAGCCGCTTGATCGCGAACCGCGAGCAGATCCTTCTAGCGGAGGAATCCCGGGTCACCGACTTCCGGCAAGCTCTCGAGGAGTTGTCCGGCATGACCAGAACGCTGCTGCGCGATTGGCCATCCGATGCTGGAAACGACCCGATTTCCCAACGCCGTTCGTTCGTGAGCGATGTGTCCCGGGCGCTCAACTCAGCGGCCGAAGCTGTCGCCCGATTGGCCGAAGGCATCGACGACGCAAACCGAGCGACGCTATCCCTGAAAAGCAGCGTTGATGTTCAGAGTCGCGAGCTGCGTCAGCGGTTGGAAGCGGTTCAGAAGGGCATCGGTCAGGCATCGAGGCTAGTGGCATCGCTAGAGGAGAAGCGTGGGCGGCTCCAAGCGCTCCGGAATGTCCTGGAGGAACGTCGCACCCACTATCTCGACCTAGTCGAACAGCGGGATGCTGTTTACAGGAGTCTTGATCGCAGACGAAGCGAGATCTACGAACAGCGGACATCGATTGCATCGGATCTCAGCCACGCACTTGCTCCGACGATTCAAATCAGGCTTACCCGATCTGAGAACGTAGATGACTACCGCTCGGCAATTGCCGCGGCGTTACGCGGCAGCGGAATCCACTACAACACGTTAGCCCCGCAACTCGCGCGAGAAGTCAGTCCGTTAGAGCTCGCTCACTGGGTGGAATCATCCGACGTCGAAGCGCTCGCATCAACTCTCTCCATCAGACGAGATCGCGCGCAATCTGTAATCGAGAATCTGTCGGGACCAGGCCTGGGAAGGATTATTAGTGCCACCATCGAGGACGGTGTGTCGCTGTATCTACTGGATGGACCGGAATACAAGTCTAGTGATCAGCTGTCAATTGGGCAGCGCTGCACCGTTGTTCTACCGATCTTGCTAGGCACGCACGGCGATCCACTAGTAGTGGACCAGCCGGAGGATCATTTGGACAATGCCTTTATTGCGTCCACCTTGGTGAACTCATTGCGTCGCAGAAACCCAGTCGATCAGATTATTTTTTCCTCCCACAACGCAAACATTCCCGTTCTAGGCGAAGCGGACCAAGTCATAGTCATGGAGTCCGATGGAAGACACGGCTACGCGGTGCACCAAGGGACGCTAGACGAGGCTGAGACCGTACGACATATCACCCGCGTAATGGAGGGCGGGATAGAAGCATTCGAAGCCCGTTCCGCTTTCTACGGGACAGCTGGCGCGGCGTCGTGGCCTAATGACCGCTGA
- a CDS encoding sensor histidine kinase, with the protein MTADPMSGLRSDNPSIRLAAARELVGSDLSESIGTIRRIRRTESDSWVRAALDRAIAKWESDAGAASTGEGWITVPAAGDLEDIRADAIQDVTRTLLHEIRPLVGAVDSAARYEVGGDYQQSDTGRGLARLRELLGAIQTLHDAAAAPRIREFDLADLVVEEIAVQGFSGKQVLPTRTDPVVVGGDPDLLKLALGNALRNAVEASETTQTKVVVNCGATSQDAWVAVLDDGVGLPEASDRVWEPGITKKSKQKHFGWGLPIAQRAVHSFGGSIRLQPREHGGTVCEIRWSLHPKEVTTA; encoded by the coding sequence ATGACCGCTGACCCGATGTCCGGCCTTCGGTCCGACAACCCGTCTATCCGTTTGGCTGCGGCGCGCGAACTAGTTGGTAGTGACCTCTCCGAGAGCATCGGAACGATCCGGCGGATTCGAAGAACAGAATCGGATTCCTGGGTGCGTGCTGCGCTCGACCGGGCGATCGCAAAATGGGAATCCGATGCGGGCGCAGCAAGTACAGGCGAGGGTTGGATTACGGTGCCAGCTGCAGGCGATTTGGAGGACATTCGTGCTGACGCCATCCAGGACGTCACTCGTACTCTGCTGCACGAGATACGACCGCTCGTCGGAGCGGTCGATTCAGCGGCGCGGTACGAAGTCGGTGGCGACTACCAGCAATCCGACACGGGACGTGGTCTGGCCCGGCTGCGCGAATTGCTCGGTGCAATCCAGACGCTTCATGACGCCGCAGCTGCTCCGAGAATAAGGGAGTTTGATCTTGCCGACCTGGTTGTCGAAGAGATTGCAGTACAAGGCTTTTCCGGCAAGCAGGTACTTCCAACGCGTACTGATCCGGTGGTGGTCGGTGGCGATCCAGATTTGCTGAAACTGGCATTGGGCAACGCACTTAGAAATGCTGTGGAGGCTAGCGAGACAACTCAAACGAAGGTTGTTGTCAATTGCGGGGCGACTTCGCAAGATGCTTGGGTGGCCGTCTTGGATGACGGCGTCGGCCTACCTGAAGCGAGTGACCGCGTATGGGAACCAGGTATCACGAAGAAGTCGAAACAGAAACACTTTGGATGGGGGTTGCCGATCGCTCAACGGGCTGTACATTCGTTCGGCGGATCAATCAGGCTGCAGCCACGCGAGCATGGAGGAACAGTGTGTGAAATTCGTTGGAGCCTGCACCCAAAGGAGGTGACGACTGCATGA
- a CDS encoding phosphotransferase — MSMQILLVEDEDTSAELAITSIRRVDESVEVVVMGDRDSAINEIRQHDHDLIICDIRIPPNSQSVDIDESHGLAVHAVARDVCPGTPLVFLTGFRTSDATRRRLSAGGVSDIFGLRAHPMVQLVDKDDPLRLEDVVREFVEALATLDIACVVHNDNDVNPAFVRAVQTYASYTNHSAANVQSSSGLSGATVGRVRLESQSQAAANFILKVLPFEDAADEFERYRNFVASRLAPGVFAPTVMSISAGLRKQSGLISTLAGDGYQSVFRLLRENPSEAARVVSHLRDKLAPWYDNPATNMITLRELRREKASDDVTSRPEPLGDRLDVIEELEIEMPRVITHGDMHGENILVDRRGQPLLIDFGDVGFGHAPVDPVTLELSLIYHVEGPARDNAIGSSIDWQSWPDISQCYGSSPLSAFASECRSWADEVGSPRATLAFGYAHSLRQLKYPDVAAQIAIAIAQACAGAI; from the coding sequence ATGAGCATGCAGATCCTGTTAGTGGAGGACGAAGATACCAGTGCGGAACTAGCTATCACTTCTATTCGGAGAGTGGATGAATCAGTAGAGGTAGTAGTGATGGGTGACCGCGACTCTGCTATCAATGAAATTCGTCAGCATGACCATGATCTAATCATTTGCGATATTCGCATACCACCGAATTCCCAAAGCGTGGATATTGACGAAAGCCACGGTCTAGCGGTCCACGCTGTCGCTCGCGATGTTTGTCCTGGTACTCCTTTGGTGTTCCTTACCGGATTCAGAACTTCAGACGCAACTCGCCGGCGCCTATCGGCAGGTGGAGTTAGTGACATCTTTGGCCTGCGCGCTCATCCAATGGTGCAGCTAGTGGATAAAGACGACCCCCTCCGCCTAGAGGACGTCGTGAGGGAGTTCGTAGAAGCTCTGGCGACGCTGGATATCGCTTGCGTGGTCCATAACGACAACGACGTGAACCCCGCGTTCGTGCGGGCGGTGCAGACATACGCTTCATACACGAACCACAGTGCAGCCAACGTCCAATCCAGTTCGGGCCTGTCGGGAGCCACGGTTGGCCGCGTACGCCTAGAATCACAAAGTCAAGCTGCAGCAAACTTTATCTTGAAGGTTCTCCCATTCGAGGACGCCGCTGATGAATTCGAGCGCTACAGAAATTTTGTTGCCAGCCGGCTAGCCCCTGGCGTCTTCGCGCCCACGGTGATGTCTATTTCCGCGGGCCTCCGTAAGCAATCTGGCCTTATTTCTACGTTAGCTGGTGATGGTTATCAATCAGTTTTTCGATTGCTCCGAGAGAATCCGTCGGAGGCCGCACGCGTAGTTTCACATCTCCGCGACAAGTTGGCTCCTTGGTACGATAACCCCGCGACGAATATGATCACTCTGCGAGAGTTGCGGCGCGAGAAGGCCTCGGACGACGTGACATCCAGGCCCGAACCACTTGGCGACCGACTTGACGTCATCGAGGAACTCGAGATCGAGATGCCGAGAGTAATCACTCACGGCGACATGCATGGGGAAAACATCCTCGTAGACAGGCGAGGCCAGCCATTACTGATCGATTTTGGTGATGTTGGTTTCGGGCACGCGCCCGTAGACCCTGTGACCTTGGAACTGAGTTTGATCTACCACGTCGAGGGTCCAGCTCGCGATAACGCAATTGGCTCATCGATCGACTGGCAGTCCTGGCCCGACATTTCTCAATGCTACGGGTCGAGTCCACTGTCAGCGTTTGCCAGTGAATGCCGTTCTTGGGCAGATGAAGTCGGGTCCCCTCGCGCAACACTAGCGTTCGGGTATGCGCACTCACTAAGGCAACTGAAGTACCCAGATGTCGCTGCGCAGATCGCTATCGCGATCGCTCAGGCCTGCGCCGGGGCTATTTGA
- a CDS encoding P-loop domain-containing protein gives MMLREPELLFRRFEEDAETKSGARHKFQLLVTDLVKLDHPNASTVEGPGGRDWGVDTFVGDFNGALSVWQSKFVLKWNTPDPQAQVRSSFNRIVEDAGQRGFVIERWTLCVPCILSPDQQKWFDGWAKRMGQRHAIDVALWNGSEIRHRLLQQNARDIAVAYFPELVGRQPINRRFPRRSAYIEQVRDMEAKQLQKRDVELAELEAFCRGDETYVWWRGAPWSGKSALMATFVLHPPPGMEVVSFFITRRLEGQASGAAFTKAMSEQLADLVGETTSPVMGWEEVHFRQLLRDAADVCVAGDRKLVFVVDGLDEAQGKGIAAQLPKRPPPGVKVIVTSREHPKLPPDYLDDDHPLLRCRIRNLEPSEEALEVQRRAEWELREGILKDGSESIRHLLGLVVTARGLTATDLHDLTGLEPYKVEELAIGQYARTFENRSNPGYADDRVILLAHDELQTQAANALGEAKLAEYRQELHDWAAWYRELGWPKNTPMYLLHGYPRLLLSRKDSERLGALAADESRHRCLRIVTGADAGAISELQAALRLARQQRRPDLLLMARLALHLGQLSDRNADTPSDLPAAWARIGARGRAIGQAQSIADDTSRNQAQRLLVTTFLELGELKWAAIVVDSMTDFIMSRASRIEVASAIAAVDPARALEFADEEEPRRARLLALAARARASVGETDHARTLAEQAESACRASFAQADGEEDFGYVAQAWMAIDESRAREFSEWAYERALTKERSLLYRTNLLRDAAEALAAAGEVTRALQAANDAFACLEELSHPVRRHAAMLEAGAAYVAAGAWDDAAQLAQTNIDAVGQDVLVGVMAGLAAIDAADRAVLLASSIRWDGVRARELSSAAVIAGAGGHTNAAGSLVAAADNAVRGALSEGLAEGFAHDGLPLQAVVSGWLAVADAERATSLLIDAEAQAKRFIAQRPKILASVALGWTVMGDMDRARQLLLEAEDIGRARSDITWWVAGLGAIAKGCAAVGASARALKAAEAAEELSVVLPTNRSSSRHRATVDVARAFAAAGKAKRAIKLAESISDTYLSALAIAVTAEELAATADQETVRRLAIRAETISAEFPLIPRIRVYAQAMAAFAAIGDTDRCSALAMQVDVHHEIISDPGYSEILLCLIRGWAYLGKIDLALVAMHSLNNVDFDSRTLALAIVAEGAARDPEEQRRRVNLLRQAEMQLELFLDQPLARSRAWAAVAGAYIAAGQRHEAEEAVASALAEGDWSATPVGFANIAQQAFREFAQDVLEAATGVLGRLLLRNIAHRPKPEVHATKLD, from the coding sequence GTGATGTTGCGGGAGCCAGAGCTTCTCTTCCGCCGATTTGAAGAGGATGCAGAGACAAAGAGCGGAGCGCGTCACAAGTTTCAATTGCTCGTGACCGATCTGGTCAAGCTTGACCATCCCAATGCCTCTACGGTCGAGGGACCAGGCGGCAGAGACTGGGGCGTCGACACTTTTGTCGGTGATTTCAACGGAGCCCTGAGTGTGTGGCAGTCAAAGTTCGTGCTGAAGTGGAACACCCCAGATCCACAGGCTCAGGTCCGTTCGTCATTCAATCGCATTGTGGAAGACGCTGGTCAGCGCGGGTTTGTCATCGAGAGGTGGACGCTGTGCGTCCCATGCATCCTGTCCCCCGATCAACAAAAGTGGTTCGACGGGTGGGCAAAGCGAATGGGACAACGCCACGCGATCGACGTAGCGCTATGGAATGGCTCAGAAATCCGGCATCGGCTACTCCAACAGAACGCCAGGGACATCGCAGTCGCCTACTTCCCCGAACTTGTGGGGAGACAGCCGATCAACAGACGTTTCCCGCGCAGATCGGCATATATCGAACAAGTGCGCGATATGGAGGCGAAACAACTACAGAAACGTGACGTCGAGTTGGCCGAGCTTGAGGCCTTCTGTCGCGGTGATGAAACGTATGTGTGGTGGCGTGGCGCTCCATGGTCAGGAAAATCGGCTCTTATGGCCACGTTCGTCTTGCATCCGCCGCCTGGCATGGAGGTGGTTTCGTTCTTTATCACCCGGCGCCTCGAAGGTCAGGCCAGCGGTGCAGCCTTTACGAAGGCGATGTCGGAGCAGCTAGCGGACCTTGTCGGTGAGACAACTTCGCCGGTCATGGGTTGGGAGGAGGTTCATTTCCGACAACTACTGCGTGACGCCGCCGATGTCTGCGTGGCAGGAGATCGAAAGTTGGTCTTCGTCGTCGACGGTCTTGATGAGGCTCAGGGAAAAGGCATCGCAGCGCAGCTCCCCAAGCGGCCTCCGCCTGGAGTAAAGGTGATCGTCACTAGCCGTGAACATCCCAAGCTGCCACCTGACTATCTCGATGATGATCACCCACTTCTCCGGTGTCGCATACGGAACCTTGAGCCATCCGAAGAGGCGCTGGAAGTCCAACGCCGGGCTGAATGGGAACTCAGGGAAGGGATTCTCAAAGACGGATCGGAGTCGATCCGTCACCTGCTGGGTTTGGTAGTCACTGCAAGAGGCCTTACTGCGACCGATCTCCACGATCTCACCGGCCTAGAGCCCTACAAGGTCGAGGAGTTGGCGATCGGCCAATATGCGCGCACATTCGAGAACCGTTCTAATCCCGGCTACGCAGACGATCGAGTTATCTTGCTAGCACATGATGAACTTCAAACGCAGGCTGCGAACGCGCTCGGCGAGGCAAAACTGGCTGAGTACCGTCAAGAACTTCACGACTGGGCGGCTTGGTACCGAGAACTTGGCTGGCCGAAGAACACACCTATGTACCTGCTGCACGGCTATCCTCGGCTGCTGCTATCTCGTAAGGATTCGGAGAGGCTCGGCGCCCTCGCTGCCGACGAGAGCCGGCATCGTTGCCTTCGCATTGTCACCGGCGCCGATGCGGGCGCCATCTCCGAACTCCAGGCGGCACTCCGCCTCGCTCGTCAGCAACGCAGGCCCGACCTGCTTTTGATGGCGAGGCTCGCGTTGCACCTCGGACAATTATCTGATCGAAATGCTGACACTCCTTCCGATCTCCCTGCCGCGTGGGCGCGGATTGGTGCCCGAGGCCGTGCGATCGGACAAGCTCAGTCGATCGCAGACGACACCAGTCGGAATCAAGCTCAGAGACTTCTCGTTACGACCTTCCTTGAACTGGGCGAGCTGAAATGGGCCGCCATCGTAGTGGATTCGATGACCGACTTCATCATGAGCAGAGCGAGCCGCATCGAAGTCGCATCGGCAATTGCTGCGGTCGACCCAGCTCGCGCACTTGAGTTCGCTGATGAGGAAGAGCCGCGACGAGCCCGACTGCTCGCCCTAGCAGCTCGCGCACGAGCATCGGTAGGCGAGACCGACCACGCTCGCACGCTGGCCGAACAAGCCGAATCGGCCTGCCGCGCTTCGTTCGCTCAAGCTGACGGGGAAGAGGACTTCGGATACGTTGCGCAAGCGTGGATGGCCATAGACGAATCGCGGGCGCGGGAGTTTTCTGAGTGGGCTTATGAGCGAGCGCTAACGAAGGAGCGGTCGTTGCTTTACCGCACCAATTTACTTCGCGACGCGGCCGAGGCGTTGGCAGCAGCTGGTGAAGTTACTCGTGCCCTTCAAGCCGCGAACGATGCCTTTGCATGTCTCGAAGAGCTTTCCCATCCGGTGCGGCGACATGCAGCAATGCTGGAAGCCGGCGCGGCCTATGTCGCCGCCGGTGCATGGGACGACGCGGCTCAGCTAGCCCAAACTAATATCGATGCCGTAGGACAAGATGTCCTTGTCGGCGTCATGGCGGGATTGGCGGCGATCGACGCTGCGGATAGGGCTGTCTTGCTTGCATCGTCCATACGCTGGGACGGTGTACGTGCAAGGGAGCTTTCGTCCGCTGCAGTCATAGCCGGTGCCGGTGGCCACACAAACGCTGCCGGTTCGCTCGTCGCGGCTGCCGACAATGCGGTCCGTGGGGCTCTGTCGGAAGGCCTGGCAGAAGGTTTCGCTCACGACGGTCTCCCACTCCAAGCCGTTGTCAGCGGATGGCTAGCAGTGGCGGATGCCGAACGGGCAACCTCGCTCCTGATCGATGCTGAGGCGCAAGCCAAGCGATTCATAGCTCAGCGACCAAAGATTCTGGCGTCGGTTGCGCTGGGATGGACCGTGATGGGCGACATGGACCGTGCTCGCCAGCTACTGCTTGAGGCTGAGGACATCGGGCGCGCACGATCAGACATCACTTGGTGGGTGGCAGGTCTCGGCGCAATCGCGAAAGGATGCGCCGCCGTTGGCGCCTCAGCACGTGCTCTTAAGGCCGCCGAGGCGGCGGAGGAGTTGTCCGTCGTACTGCCGACTAACCGCAGTAGCTCGCGCCATCGAGCCACCGTCGACGTCGCGCGCGCTTTCGCCGCAGCGGGCAAGGCAAAGCGCGCGATAAAATTGGCGGAATCGATAAGCGACACATACCTTTCCGCCCTCGCGATCGCGGTGACCGCGGAGGAACTCGCAGCAACTGCGGACCAGGAAACGGTGCGACGCTTGGCTATCCGTGCTGAAACGATCTCGGCTGAATTTCCCCTGATACCGCGCATTCGGGTTTATGCCCAAGCCATGGCCGCGTTCGCGGCAATCGGCGATACCGATCGGTGTTCGGCCTTGGCGATGCAGGTCGACGTGCACCACGAGATCATCTCAGATCCGGGCTATTCGGAAATACTGCTGTGTCTCATCCGCGGCTGGGCATACCTGGGAAAGATTGACCTCGCGCTCGTCGCCATGCACAGCCTGAACAATGTCGACTTCGACTCAAGAACTTTGGCATTGGCAATAGTTGCAGAGGGCGCAGCTCGGGATCCGGAAGAGCAAAGGCGCCGCGTCAATCTCCTCAGGCAGGCCGAGATGCAACTCGAGCTGTTCCTCGATCAGCCCCTCGCCCGCAGTCGGGCCTGGGCTGCAGTAGCCGGCGCATATATAGCTGCGGGTCAGCGTCACGAAGCCGAGGAGGCTGTGGCCAGCGCGCTCGCGGAGGGAGACTGGTCGGCGACACCGGTCGGATTTGCGAACATAGCTCAACAAGCGTTCAGAGAGTTCGCCCAAGACGTGTTGGAAGCCGCGACAGGCGTACTAGGAAGATTACTACTGCGCAACATCGCCCATCGTCCTAAACCTGAAGTACACGCGACGAAGTTGGATTGA
- a CDS encoding YaeQ family protein, which produces MALSATVFKVELSVSDVDHGYYADHALTVARHPSETDERMVARLLAFGLRAHRLGDVDGELTFGAGLSTPGVPDLQLADYTGRILEWINVGQPDERALGKAASQADQVLLFPFAAGVATWWRTVGPKVAGLPNLSVVRIPHASVQELARTVERRISAQVMVIEGQVTMTVGGVDVTFAPEPLE; this is translated from the coding sequence GTGGCCCTTTCTGCAACAGTGTTCAAAGTCGAACTCAGCGTCTCCGATGTCGATCACGGTTACTACGCCGATCACGCGCTGACCGTGGCCCGGCACCCCAGTGAGACCGATGAGCGGATGGTGGCGCGGTTGTTGGCTTTTGGGCTTCGCGCCCACCGACTCGGCGACGTCGACGGTGAGTTGACGTTCGGCGCGGGCCTGTCCACCCCGGGTGTACCGGATTTGCAGCTCGCCGACTACACCGGCCGGATCCTCGAGTGGATCAACGTCGGGCAGCCCGACGAACGCGCATTGGGCAAGGCGGCCAGCCAGGCCGACCAGGTACTGCTCTTCCCCTTCGCGGCCGGCGTGGCCACCTGGTGGCGCACTGTCGGCCCCAAAGTGGCAGGACTACCCAACCTTTCGGTGGTGCGGATACCGCACGCATCCGTGCAGGAACTGGCCCGGACTGTTGAGCGACGAATCTCGGCGCAGGTGATGGTGATCGAGGGTCAGGTAACGATGACTGTGGGCGGAGTCGACGTCACCTTTGCGCCCGAGCCGCTGGAATGA
- a CDS encoding type II toxin-antitoxin system VapC family toxin yields MIVIDASVLIAHLNPKDAHHSRATEILLAGTPGRMVVHTITMAEVLVGGVRVGRGVAMRDDLDAAGVVVAPYDDGEPLRLAELRAGTGLKLPDCCVLDVAIRHQAQLATFDRALADVAQKRGVSLAHKAVPNVDPAGSRRDIDEVIDPSL; encoded by the coding sequence GTGATCGTCATTGACGCCAGTGTGCTCATCGCGCACTTGAACCCGAAGGACGCGCACCACTCGAGGGCCACTGAGATCTTGCTGGCGGGAACACCCGGCAGAATGGTCGTGCACACCATCACAATGGCCGAGGTTCTGGTCGGCGGCGTCCGAGTTGGTCGGGGAGTGGCGATGCGTGACGATCTCGATGCGGCAGGTGTCGTGGTTGCTCCATACGATGATGGCGAGCCGTTGCGGCTCGCCGAGCTTCGTGCCGGTACGGGATTGAAGCTGCCGGACTGTTGCGTGCTTGATGTCGCTATTCGCCACCAAGCGCAGCTTGCCACCTTTGACCGAGCACTCGCAGACGTTGCGCAGAAGCGCGGAGTTTCCTTGGCACACAAGGCTGTTCCGAATGTTGACCCCGCGGGATCACGCCGCGATATCGACGAGGTGATCGACCCGTCGTTGTGA